Part of the Granulicella cerasi genome is shown below.
TCTGCTGATGATCGCGATGGGCTGCCTGCCCACAGGTTTTTTGACGCTCGCGCTCGGCATATCCAAGATCTTCGGCGATCGGTCAAAAGCTTAGAAATCCACGCACTTCCCTCTGCTATCTTTATCAGCGAAACGGAGAACAACCCATGGCTAAAGGCGTTAACAAAGTCATCCTGCTCGGCAACGTCGGCAAGGACCCCGAAATCCGCGCGTCGCAAGGCGGCATGAGCATCGCGAGCTTCTCGCTCGCCACCGCCGACCGCGCCAAGGACCAGACCGGACAGTGGGTAGATAAGACCGAGTGGCACAACCTCGTTGCCTTCGGCCGCACCGCTGAAATCATCCGCGATTACGTCAAGAAGGGCACCCAGATCTACGTCGAAGGTAAGATCCAGACGCGCT
Proteins encoded:
- a CDS encoding single-stranded DNA-binding protein, coding for MAKGVNKVILLGNVGKDPEIRASQGGMSIASFSLATADRAKDQTGQWVDKTEWHNLVAFGRTAEIIRDYVKKGTQIYVEGKIQTRSWDDKESGQKKYRTEILVNEMSLLGGRGEGGSGGGGYEQRSSGGYSGGSRASSASNSYAQAPAPDYADQGITDDDIPF